Proteins from a genomic interval of Sander vitreus isolate 19-12246 chromosome 6, sanVit1, whole genome shotgun sequence:
- the LOC144519663 gene encoding SPRY domain-containing SOCS box protein 4, protein MGVLLSVWLYSRADKTPSSSSSAFPPLAVPTSSRLAVTLNSSPVAPGDSRSHWSSVHCSPHFLLSACKQEVTRSPVEMSSDGVRAEMGVKSGLHVWEMLWSPNHRGSHAVMGISRQSCPLQASGYNVLIGIETQSWGWELKTNQLWHDGQSLGLYPGKRRRCHSEAVTQSFTSSHTKVAQTPLPVPERILLVLDADAGTLGFVVDGSFLGMAFKDLPCGVELFPAVSSVRGGANIRLRYLNGATRDPPALMALCGLSIRQCLGQQTLNQMDKLPLAPRLQHYLLSSQ, encoded by the exons ATGGGTGTCTTACTCTCAGTTTGGCTGTACAGCAGGGCAGACAAAaccccttcctcctcttcatcagctTTCCCTCCTCTGGCTGTCCCGACATCCTCTCGCCTCGCTGTCACTCTGAATTCCTCTCCGGTTGCTCCGGGAGACAGTCGCTCACACTGGAGCTCAGTCCACTGCTCTCCACACTTCCTGCTGTCTGCctgcaaacaggaagtgacacgTTCACCGGTTGAGATGAGCAGCGATGGGGTTAGGGCAGAGATGGGGGTGAAGAGTGGGCTTCATGTCTGGGAGATGCTGTGGAGCCCCAACCACAGAGGGAGTCATGCCGTCATGGGCATTTCCAGGCAGAGCTGCCCTCTGCAGGCCTCAGGGTACAATGTGCTGATTGGCATAGAGACACAGTCCTGGGGCTGGGAACTCAAAACCAATCAGCTCTGGCATGATGGACAGAGTCTGGGACTTTACccaggaaagaggaggaggtgccacTCTGAGGCTGTGACACAATCTTTCACTTCATCACACACAAAGGTGGCACAGACACCTCTCCCCGTCCCTGAACGCATCCTGCTGGTCCTGGACGCCGACGCAGGGACTCTGGGATTCGTTGTTGATGGCAGCTTCCTCGGCATGGCTTTCAAAGACCTCCCTTGTGGAGTGGAGCTTTTCCCAGCAGTGAGCAGTGTGAGAGGAGGAGCCAACATACGACTACGATACCTGAACGGTGCCACAC GTGATCCCCCTGCCCTGATGGCTTTATGTGGACTGTCAATTCGGCAGTGTTTAGGGCAACAGACGCTGAATCAAATGGACAAACTGCCTCTAGCCCCTCGTCTCCAGCACTATCTGCTTTCTAGTCAATag
- the msh5 gene encoding mutS protein homolog 5, whose protein sequence is MAALESLRKGELGFGPLGINRDEEEEEDSPTVLLSVLAQHGQMGLCFYDTKDSSLHYMIDTPDNYELHLLARVIQEVSPHVIITSAKQERCMTSFLQQLGSNPDYKPEVVTYPYVDFGLEVSKQRLLSAHLPFVPASISERDKMSYLSSCISFDSPMMLRAVGALLKCLDRRRVGVELEDSSVGVPILQFHSYTLKGVVCIDRDTYSVLQIFKSELHPSVYKLHSGEKEGLSLYGILNRCRCKFGSKLLRQWFLRPTLDLAVLHRRQEVIRFFTSPRNSDALSTLQSSLRNISNIPTLLRRMSLSHTKVTDWQSLYKTVYNAVCIRDTVRHLPQSIHLFRDISEGLSDDLHHIASLISRVVDFETSLAENRFTIKPNVDPAIDEKKRKMMGLSDFLTDVARRELEHLDPRIPSCCVIYIPLIGFLLSVPRLTSMVEKEDFEIKELDFMFLSEDRLHYRSQRTKELDDLLGDLHCDIRDMETAVMTQLQNTILERSASLYKVLDLTAELDCLMAMSSASQEYGYASPKLASHRKITVTQGRHPLLELCSPVFVANSFQSSESQGRVKLITGPNSSGKSIYLKQVGLIVFMALIGSDVPAKEAEIGLVDGIFTRMQSRESVSVGLSTFMIDLNQMAQALNRTTGNSLVLIDEFGKGTNTVDGLSLLAASISHWLRKPPVDVPHVLLATNFHSLLQLGLLPSSGLLSLLTLETAVDGDELVFLYQLKEGICQSSYAANIATLAGLPTSLVQRGVEVSELYRTGRLIKRIDKASSDEQANRCRSVVETFLSLDLEDKDLDLQRFMKEELLPSAGELPNRS, encoded by the exons ATGGCAGCACTTGAGAGTCTGAGAAAAGGAGAGTTAGGTTTTGGTCCGCTTGGCATAAATagagatgaagaagaggaggaagactcACCTACG GTTTTACTGAGTGTTTTAGCCCAGCATGGACAAATGGGCCTCTGCTTCTATGACACGAAGGACTCATCTTTACACTATATGATAGACACTCCCGACAACTACGAGCTCCACCTGTTGGCCAGAG TCATCCAAGAGGTCAGTCCCCATGTAATAATTACCAGTGCAAAGCAGGAGCGCTGCATGACAAGCTTCCTGCAACAACTTG GTTCAAACCCAGACTACAAACCAGAGGTGGTTACTTATCCATACGTTGACTTTG GTCTGGAGGTCAGTAAGCAGAGGCTCCTTTCGGCCCATCTGCCTTTCGTTCCTGCCtccatttcagagagagacaaaatgtCCTACCTCTCCTCCTGTATCTCATTTGACTCGCCCATGATG CTGAGGGCAGTAGGCGCTCTGCTGAAATGTCTGGACAGGAGGAGAGTGGGAGTGGAACTGGAAGACAGCAGTGTTGGAGTTCCTATCCTACAGTTTCACTCCTACACGCT TAAAGGTGTTGTTTGCATTGACCGAGACACCTACAg TGTACTGCAGATCTTCAAATCCGAACTTCACCCATCAGTGTACAAGCTGCATTCAGGTGAAAAGGAAGGACTCAGTCTTTATG GGATACTGAACCGCTGCAGGTGCAAGTTTGGCTCCAAACTGCTACG tcAGTGGTTCCTGCGTCCAACACTGGATCTGGCCGTGTTACacaggagacaggaagtgataCGTTTCTTCACGTCACCTCGGAATTCCGACGCCCTGAGCACCCTGCAGTCCTCGCTACGCAACATCAGTAACATACCA ACTCTTCTGCGCaggatgtctctctctcacaccaaAGTGACTGACTGGCAGAGTCTCTACAAG acaGTGTACAATGCAGTGTGTATCAGGGACACGGTGCGACACCTGCCTCAGTCCATTCATCTCTTTCGTGATATCAGTGAAGGGTTGTCTGATGACCTCCACCATATTGCCTCCCTCATCAGCCGAGtt GTGGATTTTGAAACCAGCTTAGCTGAGAACCGCTTCACCATCAAACCAAATGTGGACCCAGCAATCGATGAGA agaagaggaagatgatgGGGCTGTCCGACTTCCTGACAGATGTAGCCAGAAGAGAGCTGGAACACCTGGACCCTCGCATTCCCTCCTGCTGCGTCATCTACATCCCTCTG ATTGGATTCCTGCTATCTGTCCCTCGCCTGACCAGCATGGTGGAGAAAGAGGATTTTGAGATAAAGGAGCTTGATTTTATG TTTCTGTCGGAGGACCGTCTGCACTACCGCAGCCAGAGAACCAAGGAGCTAGACGACCTCCTAGGAGACTTGCACTGTGACATTAGAG ACATGGAGACGGCAGTAATGACACAGTTGCAGAACACAATCCTTGAGAGGAGCGCCTCCCTTTACAAG gtTTTGGATCTCACAGCTGAGCTGGACTGTCTGATGGCTATGAGCAGCGCCTCCCAAGAGTACGGCTACGCCTCACCCAAACTAGCCAGCCACAGGAAGATAACAGTCACACAGGGCAG ACATCCGCTGTTAGAGCTGTGCTCTCCTGTGTTTGTGGCCAACTCTTTCCAGAGCTCAGAGTCACAAGGCAGAGTCAAGCTCATCACTGGACCCAACTCATCTGGCAAGAGCATCTACCTCAAACAG GTGGGCCTGATTGTGTTCatggctctgattggctcagacGTGCCCGCGAAGGAGGCAGAGATTGGTCTGGTGGATGGGATCTTTACCCGCATGCAGAGCAGAGAGTCTGTGTCTGTTGGCCTCAGCACTTTCATGATAGACCTCAACCag ATGGCCCAGGCTCTCAACAGGACTACTGGCAACTCATTAGTTCTCATCGATGAATTTGGAAAGGGAACTAACACA GTGGATGGACTGTCCCTGCTGGCTGCATCGATCTCTCATTGGCTGAGAAAACCTCCGGTGGATGTTCCTCATGTCCTGTTGGCGACTAACTTCCACAGTTTGCTGCAGCTGGGCCTGCTACCCTCCTCTGGCCTGCTGTCTCTTCTG actcTAGAGACAGCAGTGGACGGGGATGAGTTGGTGTTTCTGTACCAACTGAAAGAAGGAATCTGCCAATCCAGCTATGCTGCCAACATCGCTACACTGGCAGGCCTGCCAACTAGCCTTGTGCAGAGAGGAGTGgag GTGTCTGAACTGTACAGGACAGGAAGGCTCATCAAACGCATTGACAAAGCATCGTCAGATGAGCAGGCAAACAG GTGCAGGTCTGTGGTGGAGACGTTCCTGAGCTTAGACCTGGAGGACAAAGATTTGGACCTCCAGCGCTTCATGAAAGAGGAGCTTCTGCCCTCTGCTGGGGAGCTGCCGAACCGCAGCTGA